A DNA window from Gemmatimonadota bacterium contains the following coding sequences:
- a CDS encoding NUDIX domain-containing protein, whose translation MSTISSAMLVNPVGDILVNLRDDDPRIIFPNQWSLIGGHVEEGESPDDGLVREVEEEIGYPVTEYRPLATFFDGPDVRHLYLVPIEVPIDDLVLGEGQAIRYIDPARALAELDLCVTGRRCIEVYLRHLDFQAYVRGRK comes from the coding sequence GTGTCCACCATTTCCTCCGCCATGCTGGTCAACCCTGTCGGCGACATTCTCGTAAATCTCCGCGACGACGACCCCCGCATCATCTTTCCGAACCAGTGGAGCCTCATCGGGGGCCACGTAGAGGAGGGCGAAAGCCCCGACGACGGCCTGGTTCGGGAGGTGGAGGAGGAGATCGGCTACCCGGTGACCGAGTACCGCCCCCTGGCGACCTTCTTCGACGGCCCGGACGTGCGGCACCTCTATCTCGTCCCGATCGAAGTGCCCATCGACGACCTGGTGTTGGGCGAAGGCCAGGCCATCCGGTACATCGATCCCGCCCGGGCGCTCGCCGAGCTGGATCTCTGCGTCACCGGGCGGCGGTGCATCGAGGTCTACCTGCGCCACCTGGATTTCCAGGCGTACGTCCGCGGGCGGAAATGA
- the mutS gene encoding DNA mismatch repair protein MutS, with protein MTRPAGTLTPAMAQYARMKDQHKDAILFFRMGDFYETFGDDAKLVSRELGITLTARNSGSGGGEKTPLAGVPYHAVEKYIAELVGSGYKVAVCEQVEDPKKARGVVKRDVVEVVTPGTSMLAQTLDPGENNYMVALTFGQDVYGLAFLDLSTGEFRAAELDEDDLLSELNRLDPTEAIVSYDRAEQAGALLEPRFPDIAISRLEEWAFSYDYALETLLDHFEVLTLKGFGCDEMTAGVSAAGGMLVYLRETQKNRLAHLKSMARYDVSDSMLMDTATQRNLELITSLRDGGREGTLLSVMDRTYTPMGARFMRQAVTRPLVSVSAILARQGAVGELYEDHETRDEFAGRLKSLGDMERLAARVGSERANARDLIALKQALHAIPVIKEMLSSLKAELLAGLRDGLRELKPLAEKLDRALVDEPPLSLTEGGLIRAGYNKDLDDLRVISSGGKRWIAELQQKERERTGIQSLKVDYNRVFGYYIEVTKPNLDRLEGEYIRKQTMRNAERFITPELKEYEEKILGAEEKIGELEYALFLELREEVAGSLGEIQGNARAIAQLDFLTALAELAVQNDYVAPEIDDGSVLEIDDGRHPVVEQLLRGEPFVPNDTQFDSRTKQIALITGPNMAGKSTYLRQVGLIVLMAQVGSFVPARSARIGIVDRIFTRVGASDNLARGESTFLVEMNETANILNNATPDSLVLLDEIGRGTSTFDGLSIAWAVTEYLHNTPGRTAKTLFATHYHELIELASSLDRIANYNVAIREQNDQIVFLRKVMPGGSDRSYGIQVARMAGLPRSVIERARVILANLEDEELAPGGLGGVDGESGTAGTPHHGRPKPEGGDYQLSLFVPADHPVVEDIKELDLDLMTPVEAMNALYRLQQKAGGSNGK; from the coding sequence ATGACCCGACCCGCCGGAACCCTCACACCCGCCATGGCGCAGTACGCCAGGATGAAGGATCAGCACAAGGATGCGATTCTCTTCTTCCGCATGGGGGATTTCTACGAGACCTTCGGCGATGACGCCAAACTGGTCTCGCGCGAATTGGGCATTACGCTCACGGCGCGAAACTCGGGCTCGGGCGGCGGGGAAAAGACGCCGCTTGCCGGCGTGCCCTACCATGCCGTGGAGAAGTACATCGCCGAACTCGTCGGGTCCGGATACAAGGTGGCCGTCTGCGAACAGGTCGAAGATCCGAAGAAGGCCCGCGGCGTGGTCAAGCGGGACGTGGTGGAAGTCGTTACGCCGGGCACGTCGATGCTGGCGCAGACCCTTGATCCCGGCGAGAACAACTACATGGTCGCGCTGACCTTCGGGCAGGACGTCTACGGCCTGGCCTTTCTCGATCTGTCCACCGGCGAGTTCCGCGCGGCGGAGCTTGACGAGGACGACCTGCTCAGCGAGCTGAACCGCCTGGATCCCACCGAGGCGATCGTATCCTACGACCGGGCGGAGCAGGCCGGGGCCCTCCTCGAACCCCGTTTCCCCGACATCGCGATAAGCCGCCTGGAAGAATGGGCCTTTTCCTACGACTACGCGCTCGAGACGCTCCTCGACCATTTCGAGGTGTTGACGCTCAAGGGTTTCGGGTGCGATGAAATGACCGCCGGCGTCTCTGCGGCGGGCGGCATGCTGGTCTACTTGCGGGAAACCCAGAAGAACCGTTTGGCCCACCTGAAGTCGATGGCGCGATACGACGTGTCGGACTCGATGCTGATGGATACGGCGACCCAGCGCAACCTGGAGCTGATCACCTCCTTGCGGGACGGCGGCCGCGAAGGCACGCTCCTCTCGGTGATGGACCGGACCTACACCCCAATGGGCGCGCGCTTCATGCGCCAGGCCGTTACCCGTCCGCTCGTCTCCGTCTCCGCCATTCTGGCCCGCCAGGGCGCGGTGGGCGAACTCTACGAAGACCACGAGACCCGGGACGAGTTTGCCGGCCGCCTGAAGTCGCTGGGGGACATGGAGCGGCTGGCCGCCCGCGTCGGGTCGGAGCGCGCGAATGCCCGCGACCTGATTGCGTTGAAGCAGGCCCTGCACGCGATACCGGTGATCAAGGAGATGCTCTCCAGCCTCAAAGCCGAATTGCTGGCCGGCCTCCGGGACGGGTTGCGCGAACTGAAACCCCTGGCCGAAAAACTGGACCGGGCCCTGGTGGACGAGCCGCCCCTGTCGCTGACGGAAGGCGGACTCATCCGCGCGGGATACAACAAAGACCTGGACGACCTGCGCGTGATCAGTTCGGGCGGCAAGCGCTGGATCGCCGAACTGCAGCAGAAGGAGCGGGAACGCACCGGGATACAGTCTCTCAAGGTCGATTACAACCGGGTCTTCGGCTACTACATCGAAGTCACGAAACCGAACCTGGACCGGCTCGAAGGCGAGTACATCCGCAAGCAGACCATGCGCAACGCGGAGCGGTTCATCACGCCGGAGCTGAAGGAATACGAAGAGAAGATCCTGGGTGCCGAGGAGAAGATCGGAGAGTTGGAATACGCCCTCTTCCTCGAATTGAGGGAAGAGGTGGCCGGGAGCCTGGGCGAGATCCAGGGCAACGCCCGGGCCATCGCGCAGCTCGACTTCCTGACCGCGCTGGCCGAATTGGCCGTCCAGAACGACTACGTGGCGCCGGAAATCGATGACGGATCGGTCCTGGAGATCGACGACGGCCGCCACCCGGTGGTGGAGCAACTGCTGCGGGGCGAACCCTTCGTGCCGAATGATACGCAGTTCGATTCCCGGACCAAGCAGATCGCCCTGATCACCGGGCCGAACATGGCCGGGAAGAGCACCTATCTCCGCCAGGTGGGCCTCATCGTCCTCATGGCCCAGGTGGGCTCCTTCGTCCCGGCGCGGTCCGCGCGGATCGGCATCGTGGACCGAATCTTCACGCGGGTGGGCGCCTCGGACAACCTGGCCCGGGGCGAAAGCACGTTTCTCGTCGAGATGAACGAGACCGCGAACATCCTCAACAACGCGACGCCGGACAGCCTCGTCCTACTCGACGAAATCGGCCGGGGGACGAGCACTTTCGACGGCCTGAGCATCGCCTGGGCGGTGACGGAGTACCTCCACAATACGCCCGGACGGACCGCCAAGACCCTCTTCGCCACCCACTACCACGAGCTGATCGAACTGGCGTCGTCCCTCGACCGCATCGCCAACTACAACGTGGCCATCCGCGAACAGAACGACCAGATCGTATTCCTGCGCAAGGTGATGCCCGGTGGGAGCGACCGGAGTTACGGGATCCAGGTGGCGCGCATGGCCGGACTGCCGCGCAGCGTGATCGAGCGGGCCCGGGTCATCCTGGCCAACCTGGAGGACGAGGAACTGGCGCCAGGTGGGCTGGGAGGCGTCGATGGCGAGTCCGGCACGGCCGGTACGCCGCACCACGGCAGGCCGAAGCCGGAAGGCGGCGACTACCAGCTCAGCCTGTTCGTACCCGCGGACCATCCAGTCGTCGAGGACATCAAGGAACTGGACCTGGATCTCATGACCCCGGTCGAAGCCATGAACGCCCTGTACCGCCTCCAGCAAAAGGCTGGCGGGTCCAACGGTAAGTAG
- a CDS encoding NAD(P)H-dependent oxidoreductase — MGYVPRILAFAGSARSGSFNGKLVRIAARGAEEAGAVVDLVDLRDYPMPLYDGDLEEREGIPEHAARFKALMTACQGLLIAAPEYNSSITPLLKNTIDWASRPASGEKMLVAFLNKTAALMSASPGSLGGLRGLVHVRSILSNIHVLVLPDQVAVPGAFGAFADDDRLKEEKRQAAVEGLGRKLAETLVKLHGNV, encoded by the coding sequence ATGGGCTATGTGCCCAGGATACTCGCCTTTGCGGGCAGTGCGCGGAGCGGATCGTTCAACGGGAAGCTGGTCCGCATCGCCGCCCGGGGAGCGGAAGAAGCCGGCGCCGTGGTCGACCTGGTCGATCTGCGCGACTATCCCATGCCGTTGTACGACGGCGATTTGGAGGAAAGGGAAGGAATACCGGAGCACGCCGCGCGGTTCAAGGCCCTTATGACGGCCTGCCAAGGCCTGCTGATCGCCGCGCCGGAGTACAACAGCTCGATTACGCCGCTCCTCAAGAACACGATCGACTGGGCGTCGCGGCCCGCGTCCGGCGAGAAGATGCTGGTGGCCTTCCTGAACAAGACCGCCGCGTTGATGAGCGCGTCGCCGGGATCACTGGGCGGTCTACGGGGACTGGTGCACGTCCGGTCGATACTGAGCAACATCCACGTGCTGGTCCTGCCGGATCAGGTGGCGGTGCCAGGTGCCTTCGGGGCGTTTGCCGATGACGACCGGTTGAAGGAGGAGAAGCGGCAGGCTGCCGTGGAGGGACTGGGACGTAAGCTGGCGGAGACCCTGGTGAAACTGCACGGCAACGTGTAG
- a CDS encoding TlpA disulfide reductase family protein has translation METKSRPNVIYILAALLIVAGLITAILGENDPASVPVMYSSDESIPSDAFSVELDFALKDLDENEVTITQFENQVRVVNFWATWCGPCVEEIPDFQAFHEKYGDQGVKVIGIALDKEGADIVRPFVEEMDMTYLTLIDTDGMSAAKFGGVYGIPTTFIIDREGTVRNKRVGMMSYENLETAVLPLLAQ, from the coding sequence ATGGAAACGAAATCACGCCCCAACGTCATCTACATCCTCGCCGCGCTCCTGATCGTGGCCGGCCTGATCACCGCTATCCTGGGTGAAAACGACCCGGCCAGCGTCCCCGTCATGTATTCGTCAGATGAGTCCATACCATCGGATGCGTTCTCGGTGGAGCTGGATTTCGCACTGAAGGACCTCGATGAAAACGAAGTGACCATCACGCAGTTCGAAAATCAGGTCCGCGTCGTCAATTTCTGGGCCACCTGGTGTGGTCCCTGCGTCGAAGAAATCCCGGACTTCCAGGCTTTCCATGAGAAATACGGCGACCAGGGCGTCAAGGTCATCGGCATCGCTCTCGACAAAGAAGGCGCGGATATCGTGAGGCCCTTTGTCGAGGAAATGGACATGACCTATCTAACGCTCATCGATACCGACGGGATGTCCGCCGCGAAGTTCGGCGGGGTCTACGGCATTCCGACCACCTTCATCATCGACAGGGAAGGGACGGTCCGGAATAAGCGCGTAGGCATGATGTCCTACGAAAACCTGGAGACCGCCGTCCTGCCCCTGCTGGCGCAGTAA
- a CDS encoding DUF547 domain-containing protein: MMGTFATIIALAMIVSPGTAESQEGERVDHSVYDGLLKKYVDDRGMIDYRTWKARDVGTLDGYLEMLKGVDPEGLRDRNEVFAFWINTYNALTIRGMLHFYPTSSIKNHVSLLGYSIWKDYKIDIRGKEYSLDDIEHKILRKMDEPLIHFALVCASIGCPPLMTEAFTAEDMDRQLRENTLVFFADPSKFRADSENRTVWLSPIMDWYKDDFGKNRRELLDYIAPYVPDDAARALLKREDVDIDYLHYDWGINEQRGG, from the coding sequence ATGATGGGCACGTTTGCGACGATCATTGCGCTTGCGATGATCGTCTCTCCAGGAACGGCGGAATCACAGGAGGGTGAGCGGGTGGACCACTCCGTGTACGACGGATTGTTGAAGAAGTATGTGGACGACAGGGGCATGATCGACTACCGCACCTGGAAAGCCCGCGACGTGGGGACGCTGGACGGCTACCTGGAGATGCTCAAAGGCGTCGATCCCGAAGGGCTCAGGGACCGGAACGAGGTGTTCGCCTTCTGGATCAATACCTACAACGCGCTGACCATCCGGGGCATGCTGCACTTCTATCCGACCAGCAGCATCAAGAACCACGTCAGCCTGCTCGGGTACAGCATCTGGAAGGACTACAAGATCGACATCCGCGGAAAGGAATACTCGCTGGACGACATCGAGCACAAGATCCTGCGCAAGATGGACGAACCGCTGATTCACTTCGCCCTCGTGTGCGCCTCCATAGGTTGCCCGCCGCTGATGACCGAAGCGTTCACGGCGGAAGACATGGACCGGCAACTGCGGGAGAATACCCTTGTTTTCTTCGCGGATCCCAGTAAGTTTCGGGCCGATTCGGAGAACCGGACCGTGTGGCTTTCGCCGATCATGGACTGGTACAAGGACGATTTCGGGAAGAACCGGCGTGAGCTCCTGGATTACATTGCTCCCTACGTCCCGGACGACGCGGCCCGCGCCTTGCTGAAACGGGAAGACGTGGACATCGACTACCTGCACTATGACTGGGGAATCAACGAGCAGCGAGGTGGTTGA